The following are encoded together in the Bactrocera neohumeralis isolate Rockhampton chromosome 6, APGP_CSIRO_Bneo_wtdbg2-racon-allhic-juicebox.fasta_v2, whole genome shotgun sequence genome:
- the LOC126763711 gene encoding uncharacterized protein LOC126763711 codes for MKNLIFLLCCSALLHSIGSAVAKPAPHGITTSTTTVARTPAVLAAPSYTVAVTPVVTAHSHQVVAHNYNGLYVPAGYVPAAYPYSYSYPATTYRYGYGYYPAYGYTYGYGTAVPTTALWR; via the exons atgaaaaat ctcatttttttgctttgctgtaGCGCACTCCTGCACTCCATCGGCAGCGCTGTGGCCAAGCCGGCTCCACATGGCATCACCACCAGCACCACCACCGTCGCGCGCACACCCGCTGTCCTGGCCGCGCCCTCTTACACGGTCGCTGTAACGCCCGTCGTCACGGCGCATAGCCATCAAGTGGTCGCGCACAACTACAATGGCCTCTACGTGCCCGCCGGCTATGTGCCAGCCGCGTATCCCTACTCCTACTCCTATCCGGCGACGACCTACCGCTACGGTTACGGTTATTACCCGGCTTACGGCTATACTTATGGCTATGGCACCGCTGTGCCGACGACGGCCTTGTGGCGGTGA
- the LOC126761653 gene encoding cuticle protein 70, isoforms A and B-like, which yields MFILFLLHQAVVLFALIACAAAKPGLLVAAPLAYAAPAAVVAAPAPVVTATSSQVIARNYNGIAAAPIVAAAPVAAPVVARYAAAAPLATPLVGAHYAAAPLAAPLVARYAAAPLAAPLLW from the coding sequence ATGTTTATTCTCTTTCTCTTACATCAGGCCGTTGTTCTCTTCGCCCTCATCGCCTGCGCTGCCGCCAAGCCCGGTCTCCTTGTTGCCGCTCCATTGGCTTACGCTGCTCCCGCCGCCGTCGTTGCCGCTCCAGCCCCAGTGGTGACCGCCACCAGCAGCCAAGTGATCGCTCGCAACTACAATGGCATCGCCGCTGCTCCAATTGTTGCCGCCGCTCCCGTAGCCGCCCCAGTGGTTGCCCGTTATGCCGCTGCTGCCCCTCTGGCCACACCACTGGTTGGTGCACACTACGCCGCCGCTCCTTTGGCTGCTCCACTCGTCGCCCGTTATGCTGCTGCTCCTCTAGCTGCACCGCTTTTGTGGTAA
- the LOC126763713 gene encoding cuticle protein 16.5-like — translation MFKYAVVLFALIACAAAKPGLLAAAPLAYAAPAAVVAAPAPVVTATSSQVIARNYNGIAAAPIVAAAPVAAPVVARYAAAAPLAAPLVASHYAAAPLAAPVVSHYAAAPLAAALW, via the exons atgttcaaatac GCCGTCGTTCTCTTCGCCCTCATCGCCTGCGCCGCCGCCAAACCCGGTCTCCTTGCTGCCGCTCCTTTGGCTTACGCTGCTCCCGCCGCCGTCGTTGCCGCTCCAGCCCCAGTGGTGACCGCCACCAGCAGCCAAGTGATCGCTCGCAACTACAATGGCATCGCCGCTGCTCCAATTGTTGCCGCCGCTCCCGTAGCCGCCCCTGTGGTTGCCCGTTATGCCGCTGCTGCCCCTCTGGCCGCTCCATTGGTTGCGTCACACTACGCCGCTGCTCCTTTAGCTGCTCCAGTTGTTTCCCATTATGCTGCTGCGCCGTTGGCTGCCGCGCTCTGGTAA
- the LOC126763721 gene encoding cuticle protein 70, isoforms A and B-like: MFKYAVVLFALIACAAAKPGLLAAAPLAYAAPAAVVAAPAPVVTATSSQVIARNYNGIAAAPIVAAAPVAAPVVASYAAAAPLAAPLVGAHYAAAPLAAHYAAPQLLW, encoded by the exons ATGTTCAAATAC GCCGTTGTTCTCTTCGCTCTGATTGCCTGCGCCGCCGCCAAACCCGGTCTTCTTGCTGCCGCGCCCTTGGCTTACGCTGCTCCCGCCGCCGTCGTTGCTGCTCCAGCCCCAGTGGTGACCGCCACCAGCAGCCAGGTGATCGCTCGCAACTACAATGGCATCGCCGCTGCTCCAATTGTTGCCGCCGCTCCCGTAGCCGCCCCTGTGGTTGCTAGCTATGCCGCTGCTGCCCCTCTTGCCGCTCCATTGGTTGGTGCACACTACGCCGCCGCTCCTTTGGCTGCCCATTATGCTGCACCCCAACTTCTGTGGTGA
- the LOC126763707 gene encoding cuticle protein 70, isoforms A and B-like isoform X2, which yields MFKYAVVVFALIACAAAKPGLLAAAPLAYAAPAAVVAAPAPVVTATSSQVIARNYNGIAAAPVVAAAPVAAPVVARYAAAPVAAPVVADPAPVVAAPAAAPLVASHYAAAPLASSLLW from the exons ATGTTCAAATAC GCTGTTGTTGTCTTCGCCCTCATCGCCTGCGCCGCCGCCAAGCCCGGTCTGCTTGCTGCCGCTCCTTTGGCCTACGCCGCTCCCGCCGCTGTGGTTGCTGCCCCAGCTCCAGTGGTGACTGCCACCAGCAGCCAGGTGATCGCTCGTAACTACAATGGAATCGCCGCTGCTCCGGTTGTTGCTGCCGCACCCGTAGCCGCTCCTGTTGTTGCTCGCTATGCCGCAGCTCCAGTAGCCGCCCCTGTTGTAGCCGATCCAGCTCCCGTTGTTGCAGCTC CAGCTGCCGCTCCTTTGGTTGCGTCTCATTATGCCGCAGCTCCACTTGCCTCTTCCCTCCTTTGGTAA
- the LOC126763707 gene encoding cuticle protein 16.5-like isoform X1, with translation MFKYAVVVFALIACAAAKPGLLAAAPLAYAAPAAVVAAPAPVVTATSSQVIARNYNGIAAAPVVAAAPVAAPVVARYAAAPVAAPVVADPAPVVAAPAPVVTATSSQVIARNYNGIAAAPVVAAAPVVARYAAAAPLVASHYAAAPLASSLLW, from the exons ATGTTCAAATAC GCTGTTGTTGTCTTCGCCCTCATCGCCTGCGCCGCCGCCAAGCCCGGTCTGCTTGCTGCCGCTCCTTTGGCCTACGCCGCTCCCGCCGCTGTGGTTGCTGCCCCAGCTCCAGTGGTGACTGCCACCAGCAGCCAGGTGATCGCTCGTAACTACAATGGAATCGCCGCTGCTCCGGTTGTTGCTGCCGCACCCGTAGCCGCTCCTGTTGTTGCTCGCTATGCCGCAGCTCCAGTAGCCGCCCCTGTTGTAGCCGATCCAGCTCCCGTTGTTGCAGCTCCAGCTCCAGTCGTCACCGCCACCAGCAGCCAGGTGATCGCTCGCAACTACAATGGAATCGCTGCTGCTCCGGTTGTTGCCGCCGCTCCAGTTGTTGCTCGTTATGCAGCTGCCGCTCCTTTGGTTGCGTCTCATTATGCCGCAGCTCCACTTGCCTCTTCCCTCCTTTGGTAA
- the LOC126763708 gene encoding cuticle protein 63-like encodes MFKYAAVLFALIACAAAKPGLLAAAPLAYAAPAAVIAAPAPVVTATSSQVIARNYNGIAAAPVVAAAPVAAPVVARYAAAPVAAPVVAAPAPVVTATSSQVIARNYNGIAAAPVVAAAPVVARYAAAAPLVAAHYAAAPLATALW; translated from the exons atgttcaaatac GCCGCTGTTCTCTTCGCTCTGATCGCCTGCGCCGCCGCCAAGCCCGGTCTCCTTGCTGCCGCTCCATTGGCTTACGCTGCACCCGCCGCCGTCATTGCTGCTCCAGCTCCAGTGGTGACCGCTACCAGTAGCCAAGTGATCGCCCGCAACTACAATGGCATCGCCGCTGCCCCCGTCGTTGCTGCCGCACCAGTAGCCGCCCCCGTTGTTGCTCGTTATGCCGCCGCTCCAGTAGCCGCCCCTGTTGTTGCCGCTCCAGCTCCAGTAGTGACTGCAACCAGCAGCCAAGTGATCGCTCGCAATTACAATGGTATCGCCGCTGCACCAGTTGTTGCCGCAGCCCCCGTGGTAGCTCGTTATGCCGCCGCTGCTCCTTTGGTCGCAGCTCATTATGCTGCCGCTCCTCTGGCTACAGCTCTGTGGTAA